The Candidatus Accumulibacter similis genome has a segment encoding these proteins:
- a CDS encoding DUF2236 domain-containing protein, whose product MATRSQADECRDCQQVVRQLATVVFPWDTTRALELALFRSFASVRIGGLLHATGEFERRPQKRYDDTDLIVSEIIENGFDSPRGQHAIERMNALHARFRIANEDFLYVLSTFVFEPLRWNERFGWRRMSEDERLAWFRFWRAVGERMQILGIPPTLADFAAFSSDYEKRNFRPQAASRQVALATREMFAGWFPVPLRPLVRSSIHALLDPPLLAALDLQPAPRWLQRTVAAALRWRARLLRWLPQRRQPKLRTRIARAAYPRGYDIARLGPARAPPGSCPVPSEQGRAATAVAPAAAERGVDG is encoded by the coding sequence ATGGCGACCCGCTCGCAGGCCGACGAGTGCCGCGATTGCCAGCAGGTGGTGCGGCAACTGGCAACCGTCGTCTTTCCCTGGGACACGACGCGGGCCCTCGAACTCGCGTTGTTCCGCAGTTTCGCATCGGTGCGCATCGGTGGCCTGCTGCACGCCACCGGCGAGTTCGAGAGGCGGCCACAGAAACGCTACGACGACACCGACCTGATCGTCAGCGAGATCATCGAGAACGGTTTCGACAGTCCACGCGGGCAGCATGCGATCGAGCGAATGAACGCGCTGCACGCGCGGTTCCGCATTGCCAACGAGGATTTTCTCTATGTGCTGTCCACCTTCGTCTTCGAGCCGTTGCGCTGGAACGAGCGCTTCGGCTGGCGACGGATGAGCGAAGACGAACGCCTGGCGTGGTTCCGCTTCTGGCGCGCGGTTGGCGAGCGCATGCAGATCCTCGGAATTCCCCCGACGCTGGCCGACTTCGCTGCCTTCAGCAGCGACTACGAAAAGCGGAACTTCCGTCCACAGGCGGCCAGCCGGCAGGTCGCGCTGGCGACGCGGGAGATGTTCGCCGGCTGGTTCCCGGTGCCCCTGCGGCCGCTGGTTCGCAGCAGCATCCACGCGCTGCTCGACCCGCCGCTGCTGGCGGCACTCGATCTGCAGCCGGCGCCGCGGTGGCTGCAGAGGACCGTTGCGGCTGCGCTGCGCTGGCGGGCACGGCTTCTGCGCTGGTTGCCGCAGCGGCGGCAACCGAAGCTGCGGACGCGGATCGCCCGTGCCGCTTATCCACGTGGTTACGACATCGCCAGGCTCGGCCCGGCGAGAGCGCCGCCGGGGAGTTGTCCGGTGCCGTCGGAGCAAGGTCGCGCCGCAACGGCGGTCGCGCCGGCGGCCGCAGAACGGGGCGTCGACGGTTGA
- a CDS encoding long-chain-fatty-acid--CoA ligase, translating into MLKGLMQEQPLLISSLIDHAARLHPQGEIVSRTSEGPIHRCTYADVRRRACQLANALTARGVRSGERIATLAWNGYRHMELYYGVSGMGAVLHTINPRLFPEQIEYIVNHAEDRLLFFDPGFLPLVEKLAARAPGISGYVVLTDRAHMPASNLPDLLCYEELLAGQAGDFAWPQFDENSASSLCYTSGTTGNPKGVLYSHRSSVLHSWAACAVDGLAVSAHETVLLVVPMFHVNAWGMPYAGAMSGARLVMPGPALDGRSVYELMRDERVTVALGVPTVWLMLQQYVEAAGLQPLQELCLRRVVIGGSAAPRAMSERFASQFGAFVVHAWGMTEMSPLGSVCNLLPRHAGLSLEQHLALQEKQGRAVYGVEMKIVDDDGVELPHDGQAAGHLLVRGPWITRGYYRDEGGGNVDDDGFFDTGDVATIDADGYMRITDRAKDVIKSGGEWISSIALENAAIAHPAVAEAAVIGAAHDKWQERPLLIVVRKAGQELSREAMLDFLRDRVAAWWLPDDVAFVEELPHTATGKLHKLRLREQFRNYRLPGV; encoded by the coding sequence ATGCTCAAGGGACTGATGCAGGAGCAACCGCTGTTGATCTCTTCGCTCATCGACCACGCCGCCCGCCTGCATCCGCAGGGGGAGATCGTCTCGCGCACGAGCGAAGGGCCGATCCATCGTTGCACCTATGCCGACGTCCGGCGCCGCGCCTGCCAACTGGCGAACGCGCTGACGGCGCGCGGCGTCCGCTCCGGCGAGCGGATCGCGACGCTGGCATGGAACGGGTATCGGCACATGGAGCTGTACTACGGCGTGTCCGGGATGGGGGCGGTTCTGCACACGATCAATCCGCGCCTCTTCCCCGAGCAGATCGAGTACATCGTCAACCATGCCGAAGACCGGCTGTTGTTCTTCGATCCCGGCTTCCTGCCGCTGGTCGAGAAGCTGGCGGCGCGGGCGCCCGGGATCAGCGGCTACGTCGTCCTGACCGATCGCGCCCACATGCCCGCAAGCAACCTGCCCGATCTGCTGTGTTACGAAGAGCTGCTCGCCGGACAGGCCGGCGATTTCGCGTGGCCGCAGTTCGACGAGAACAGTGCCTCGTCTCTCTGCTACACCTCGGGGACGACCGGCAACCCGAAAGGCGTTCTCTACTCGCACCGCTCGTCGGTACTGCATTCCTGGGCCGCCTGCGCGGTCGACGGACTGGCGGTCAGTGCGCACGAGACCGTCCTGCTGGTGGTGCCGATGTTCCATGTCAATGCCTGGGGAATGCCCTACGCCGGGGCGATGAGCGGCGCGCGGCTGGTGATGCCGGGTCCGGCGCTCGACGGGCGCAGCGTTTACGAACTGATGCGTGACGAACGCGTCACCGTGGCGCTCGGCGTGCCGACGGTCTGGCTGATGCTGCAGCAGTACGTCGAGGCGGCGGGCCTGCAGCCGCTGCAGGAGCTGTGCCTGCGGCGGGTCGTCATCGGCGGTTCGGCGGCGCCGCGGGCAATGAGCGAGCGCTTCGCGAGCCAGTTCGGCGCCTTCGTCGTCCACGCCTGGGGAATGACCGAGATGTCGCCGCTGGGCAGCGTCTGCAACCTCCTGCCGCGGCACGCCGGTCTCTCGCTCGAGCAGCACCTGGCATTGCAGGAGAAGCAGGGCAGGGCGGTCTATGGCGTCGAGATGAAGATCGTCGACGACGACGGCGTCGAGCTGCCGCACGATGGTCAGGCCGCCGGCCATCTGCTGGTTCGCGGGCCGTGGATCACCCGTGGCTACTACCGCGACGAGGGCGGCGGCAATGTCGACGACGACGGCTTCTTCGACACCGGCGACGTGGCGACGATCGACGCCGACGGCTACATGCGGATCACCGATCGCGCCAAGGACGTGATCAAGTCGGGCGGCGAATGGATCTCGTCGATCGCTCTCGAGAACGCAGCCATTGCACATCCGGCGGTCGCCGAGGCGGCGGTGATCGGCGCCGCGCACGACAAGTGGCAGGAGCGGCCGTTGCTGATCGTCGTCCGCAAGGCGGGCCAGGAACTCAGCCGCGAGGCGATGCTCGACTTCCTCAGGGACAGGGTCGCCGCCTGGTGGCTCCCGGACGATGTCGCCTTCGTCGAAGAACTGCCGCACACCGCCACCGGCAAGCTGCACAAGCTGCGTCTGCGCGAACAGTTCAGGAACTACCGGCTGCCTGGCGTTTGA
- a CDS encoding FHA domain-containing protein, whose amino-acid sequence MHRKISLIVQPGDSFFPIVRAIDRAERSINLTVFRMDDPIIQRALIEARQRGVRIRVLISSSARGWQERNRKLLKDANDAGIDTREPAGDSKRARYHYKVMTVDEAEAFVFTFNPTRDNLHYARDFGVELYSQPIAAEINRLFDADWADQPFTPDRDSPLLVSPFNSRQKMETLLAGARTSIQIADAKLSDPAMLRLLMKKARSGIRVRVLGDESQRSTLPAGVEFRAVPRYRLHAKCSIIDGTTAVIGSMNLRTESLDRRRELSIMVSDAELLQALGAVFDSDWEHKAPLPDSTTTQVLRLSELAPAEPLPSAAAGFVLISRTNPQLRHVLREGTNTIGRAQENDLVIGDARVSRYHAHISLHDGICLLIDRESGNGTFLNGERVAGRRLLRPGDVVRIADCDEFRFLEL is encoded by the coding sequence ATGCATCGGAAGATTTCGCTCATCGTTCAGCCTGGCGACAGTTTCTTCCCGATCGTGCGCGCGATCGACCGGGCGGAGCGCTCGATCAACCTGACCGTCTTTCGCATGGACGATCCGATCATCCAGCGCGCGCTGATCGAAGCCCGCCAGCGCGGCGTCCGCATCCGCGTGCTGATCTCGAGCAGCGCACGCGGCTGGCAGGAGCGCAATCGCAAGCTGCTCAAGGATGCGAACGACGCGGGCATCGACACCCGCGAACCCGCCGGCGACAGCAAGCGCGCACGCTACCACTACAAGGTGATGACGGTGGACGAGGCCGAGGCCTTCGTCTTCACCTTCAACCCGACGCGCGACAACCTGCATTACGCGCGCGACTTCGGCGTCGAACTCTACAGCCAGCCGATCGCCGCCGAGATCAACCGGCTGTTCGACGCCGACTGGGCGGATCAGCCCTTCACCCCCGACCGGGACTCGCCGCTGCTGGTCAGCCCGTTCAACAGCCGACAGAAGATGGAGACGCTGCTCGCCGGCGCACGGACTTCGATCCAGATCGCCGACGCCAAGCTGTCCGACCCGGCCATGCTCCGCCTGCTGATGAAGAAGGCGCGCAGCGGCATCCGCGTGCGCGTCCTCGGCGACGAGAGCCAGCGCAGCACGCTGCCGGCCGGGGTCGAGTTCAGGGCGGTGCCCCGCTACCGGCTGCACGCCAAATGCAGCATCATCGACGGCACCACCGCCGTCATCGGCAGCATGAACCTGCGCACCGAGAGCCTCGACCGCCGCCGCGAGCTGTCGATCATGGTCAGCGACGCGGAACTGCTGCAGGCGCTGGGCGCCGTCTTCGACAGCGACTGGGAACACAAGGCGCCGCTGCCGGACAGCACGACGACGCAGGTGCTGCGGCTGAGCGAGTTGGCGCCAGCCGAGCCGCTGCCGTCGGCAGCGGCGGGTTTCGTCCTCATCTCGCGCACGAACCCGCAACTGCGGCACGTACTGCGCGAGGGGACGAACACCATCGGGCGGGCACAGGAGAACGACCTGGTCATCGGCGACGCCCGCGTCAGCAGGTACCATGCCCACATCAGCCTCCACGACGGCATCTGCTTGCTCATCGACCGCGAGAGCGGCAACGGCACCTTCCTCAACGGCGAGCGAGTCGCCGGCCGCCGGTTGCTGCGCCCCGGCGATGTCGTGCGCATCGCCGACTGCGACGAGTTCCGCTTTCTCGAACTCTAG
- a CDS encoding Uma2 family endonuclease, translating to MGYMSQLMDRARHRISVGDYHRMAEAGVFGHQDRVELIEGEVFDMAPIGSQHAYVVNQLARLFTLAAGQDCLVSTQNPILLGDRSEPQPDLALLKPGDYMARLPGPADVLLVVEIASSSIDYDRGVKLELYARHGIPEVWLLDLTGNELLVFRDPDGGTYRSSEAPRAGDPVRPLLLPGIEWRLGEGKTWAVPF from the coding sequence ATGGGTTACATGAGCCAGCTGATGGACCGGGCGCGACACCGCATCAGCGTCGGCGACTATCACAGGATGGCCGAAGCCGGTGTGTTCGGGCACCAGGACAGGGTGGAACTCATCGAGGGAGAGGTCTTCGACATGGCCCCGATCGGCAGCCAACACGCCTATGTCGTCAACCAACTGGCGCGCCTGTTCACGCTCGCCGCCGGCCAGGACTGCCTGGTCAGCACGCAGAATCCGATCCTCCTCGGTGATCGCTCTGAACCGCAGCCCGACCTGGCCCTGCTCAAACCCGGCGACTACATGGCGCGCCTCCCCGGCCCAGCGGATGTCCTGTTGGTCGTCGAGATCGCCAGCTCTTCCATCGACTACGATCGGGGCGTGAAACTCGAGCTGTACGCGCGTCACGGCATACCCGAAGTGTGGCTGCTTGACCTGACAGGCAACGAATTGCTCGTTTTTCGAGACCCGGACGGCGGAACGTATCGGTCGAGCGAAGCACCGCGCGCGGGGGATCCTGTCAGGCCGCTGCTGTTGCCGGGGATTGAGTGGAGGCTGGGCGAGGGGAAGACGTGGGCCGTTCCCTTTTGA
- a CDS encoding carotenoid 1,2-hydratase yields the protein MRRRSFLATPLLLPSLTGTAAAAASAVDYPAVKAGVELVFPRDHGAHPDFRTEWWYVTGALDAPQPDVGFQFTFFRSRPGIAEGLRSPLAARQIVFAHAALTIPGEGLLHAERAARANLGARFSSHDLDVGIGAWRMFRQEIGGRESLQLRMQGPQFSWELSLNPSQPLLLQGDAGHSRKGHTPDLASHYVSWPQLRVAGTLLRQGRRHAVDGRAWFDHEWSTTLLGGGAVGWDWLGINLGDGGALMAFRMRDAAGSTLYAHAAWRDADGRLQQFASEQVHFTPLRHWQSPRNGARYPVEIEVRFGEHSIRTRPAVDDQELSTTLPTPVSYWEGLVRVEGSLSGRGYLEMTGYAGRLRVGGAAGHRLPA from the coding sequence ATGCGCCGCCGCAGCTTCCTCGCCACTCCCCTGCTGTTGCCGAGCCTGACGGGCACCGCGGCGGCGGCCGCCAGCGCCGTCGACTACCCGGCGGTGAAGGCCGGCGTCGAGCTGGTCTTCCCGCGCGATCATGGCGCCCACCCGGACTTTCGCACCGAATGGTGGTACGTCACCGGCGCCCTCGACGCGCCACAGCCTGATGTCGGCTTCCAGTTCACCTTCTTCCGCAGCCGGCCGGGAATCGCCGAAGGACTGCGCTCACCGCTCGCCGCACGCCAGATCGTCTTCGCGCACGCCGCCCTGACGATTCCCGGCGAGGGCCTGCTGCACGCCGAACGCGCTGCCCGCGCCAACCTCGGCGCCCGCTTCTCCAGCCACGACCTGGACGTCGGCATCGGCGCCTGGCGGATGTTCCGGCAGGAGATCGGTGGCCGCGAGTCGTTGCAGTTGCGCATGCAGGGCCCGCAGTTTTCCTGGGAGCTGTCGCTGAACCCATCGCAACCGCTGCTGCTGCAGGGCGATGCGGGCCATTCGCGCAAGGGACATACGCCGGATTTGGCGAGCCACTACGTCAGTTGGCCGCAATTGCGGGTCGCCGGGACGCTGCTGCGGCAGGGCCGGCGACACGCAGTCGACGGCCGCGCCTGGTTCGACCACGAATGGTCGACCACGCTGCTCGGCGGTGGCGCCGTCGGCTGGGACTGGCTGGGAATCAACCTGGGCGATGGCGGCGCGCTGATGGCTTTCCGCATGCGCGACGCCGCCGGCTCGACGCTCTACGCGCACGCCGCCTGGCGCGATGCCGACGGCCGCCTGCAGCAGTTCGCCAGCGAGCAGGTTCACTTCACGCCGTTGCGCCACTGGCAATCGCCGCGCAACGGCGCCCGCTACCCGGTGGAGATCGAAGTCCGCTTCGGCGAACACAGCATCCGCACGCGCCCGGCCGTCGACGACCAGGAGTTGTCGACCACCCTGCCGACGCCGGTGAGCTACTGGGAAGGCCTGGTGCGCGTCGAGGGCAGCCTGAGCGGTCGCGGTTACCTCGAAATGACCGGCTATGCGGGCCGCCTGCGCGTCGGCGGCGCCGCTGGCCACCGCCTGCCGGCCTGA
- a CDS encoding antibiotic biosynthesis monooxygenase, translating to MIRIMARLTARAGCEGTLQAVLVELAVASRDEAGCLGYELFHNQDDACEFVTVERWSDQAAADGHLATAHVARAIERAGELLAQPPLIHRFLQLA from the coding sequence ATGATCAGGATCATGGCGCGGCTTACGGCCCGCGCGGGATGTGAGGGGACACTGCAGGCGGTGCTCGTCGAGCTGGCGGTGGCGAGCCGCGATGAGGCCGGCTGTCTCGGCTACGAGTTGTTCCATAACCAGGACGATGCTTGCGAGTTCGTCACCGTCGAGCGCTGGTCCGATCAGGCGGCAGCCGATGGGCATCTGGCGACGGCGCATGTCGCGCGCGCCATCGAGCGGGCAGGCGAGCTGTTGGCGCAGCCACCGTTGATCCATCGCTTTCTCCAGCTTGCCTGA
- a CDS encoding alpha/beta fold hydrolase has translation MSGERPLPAHAGTLAAATGERPPPSINPVGWLRACGSLAAFAVLAYLLLLAWVYHHQERLIFRPAPLPASHRFALADVHEVAIPVAGATLSALHLRLPNPRGLIFFLHGNSGNAADWLTGTDFYRAANYDLLLLDYRGYGKSSGRIESEEQLRADVRAAWQAVAPAYAGRRTVIYGRSLGTALAAGLAAEVQPDLTILVSPYCSMRQLMRQHHPLLPPALLRYTLATCADAVRIDGPLLLVHGDRDRLIPITHSEQLAATVPHARLFRLADAAHADVHEFPAYGSELMRTLQALPTNP, from the coding sequence ATGAGCGGCGAGCGGCCATTGCCGGCACATGCCGGAACCCTTGCTGCGGCGACGGGCGAGCGTCCGCCGCCGTCCATCAATCCGGTCGGCTGGCTGCGCGCCTGCGGCTCGCTGGCGGCCTTCGCCGTCCTCGCCTATCTACTGCTGCTGGCCTGGGTCTACCACCATCAGGAACGGCTGATCTTCAGGCCGGCGCCGCTGCCCGCTTCGCACCGATTCGCTCTGGCGGACGTTCATGAGGTCGCCATACCGGTCGCCGGCGCGACCCTTTCGGCGCTGCACCTGCGGCTGCCGAATCCCCGCGGGCTGATCTTCTTCCTGCATGGCAACAGCGGCAACGCCGCCGACTGGCTGACCGGCACCGATTTCTACCGTGCCGCGAACTACGATCTGCTGCTGCTCGACTATCGCGGCTATGGCAAGAGCAGTGGGCGCATCGAGAGCGAGGAGCAGTTGCGTGCCGACGTGCGCGCCGCCTGGCAGGCGGTTGCGCCGGCCTACGCCGGCCGGCGGACGGTGATCTACGGGCGCTCTCTCGGCACCGCCCTGGCAGCGGGACTGGCCGCCGAGGTACAGCCGGACCTGACGATCCTGGTCTCACCCTACTGCAGCATGCGGCAGTTGATGCGACAGCATCACCCGCTGTTGCCGCCAGCGCTGTTGCGCTATACGCTGGCCACCTGCGCCGATGCGGTCCGCATCGACGGCCCGCTGTTGCTGGTGCACGGCGACAGGGACAGACTGATCCCGATCACGCACAGCGAGCAACTGGCGGCAACGGTACCGCACGCCCGGCTGTTCCGCCTGGCCGACGCCGCGCATGCCGACGTGCATGAGTTCCCGGCCTATGGCAGCGAACTCATGCGCACGCTGCAGGCGCTGCCAACCAATCCGTGA
- a CDS encoding methyltransferase domain-containing protein → MKADDEIRRSPANGRLWGARARDWAEVQEGQCRAAYEAVLDELALRPGSSYCDVGCGAGMAALLAARRGAEVAGVDAAEGLLAIARERVAVADFRLGDLEQLPFADGSFDFVTGFNAFQFAANPLAALVEARRVAKPTGRVVVLTWGDPQGMDAAALLTALKPLLPSPAAAAPGPFALSDEGALMTLAESAGLTVLKLAEFACEWRYRDLHTALRGLGSSGVAARAAEHSSVEAVDAAHAAALAPFRCDDGSYRLGASFRWLLAAP, encoded by the coding sequence GTGAAGGCTGACGATGAGATCCGCCGTTCCCCCGCGAACGGCCGGCTGTGGGGCGCGCGGGCCCGCGACTGGGCGGAAGTGCAGGAGGGACAGTGCAGAGCTGCCTATGAGGCAGTGCTTGACGAGCTTGCCCTTCGTCCGGGAAGCAGTTACTGCGATGTCGGTTGCGGCGCCGGGATGGCCGCCCTGCTGGCTGCACGTCGCGGCGCAGAGGTTGCAGGCGTCGATGCCGCTGAAGGCCTCCTCGCAATCGCCCGTGAACGCGTTGCCGTCGCGGATTTTCGCCTTGGCGACCTGGAACAACTGCCATTCGCAGACGGCAGCTTCGACTTCGTCACTGGCTTCAACGCCTTTCAGTTTGCCGCCAATCCGCTTGCCGCCCTCGTCGAAGCCAGGCGGGTTGCGAAGCCAACTGGCCGGGTCGTCGTCCTGACATGGGGCGACCCGCAAGGAATGGACGCGGCAGCACTGCTCACGGCGCTCAAGCCACTGTTGCCGTCGCCAGCGGCTGCAGCACCGGGCCCCTTTGCCCTGTCCGACGAGGGTGCCTTGATGACCCTTGCCGAGTCTGCCGGCCTGACGGTCCTGAAGCTTGCGGAGTTCGCCTGCGAGTGGCGTTACCGGGATCTGCACACCGCGCTGCGCGGACTGGGCTCTTCGGGCGTCGCAGCAAGGGCGGCGGAACACAGCAGCGTCGAGGCCGTCGATGCGGCGCATGCAGCGGCATTGGCGCCCTTCCGGTGCGATGATGGCAGCTATCGCCTGGGCGCCTCGTTCCGCTGGCTCCTCGCTGCCCCCTGA
- a CDS encoding MAPEG family protein: MASALLMALVFFTLAAIFGEARIAPGASVEFRLELLAVSLMAPAVSLFICIARLAKHRFFTPEDINGSALTEGTTRARLLQALLQNTLEQVALALSVYSACSFTLPGHLLGLIPAAAAMFVVGRVLFYIGYSGGAPSRAFGFAFTFYPTILLGGIAVYFLGVRFAA; encoded by the coding sequence ATGGCATCGGCCTTGTTGATGGCGTTGGTCTTCTTCACCCTTGCTGCAATCTTTGGAGAGGCCCGCATTGCCCCGGGCGCATCCGTCGAGTTCCGCCTGGAACTCCTTGCCGTATCTCTGATGGCACCTGCGGTCTCACTGTTCATCTGTATCGCCCGATTGGCCAAGCATCGTTTCTTCACGCCCGAAGACATCAATGGCAGCGCCCTTACCGAGGGAACCACACGTGCCAGGCTACTTCAAGCGCTTCTGCAAAACACCCTGGAGCAAGTGGCGCTCGCATTGTCCGTGTATTCTGCTTGCTCATTCACATTGCCAGGTCACCTCCTCGGTCTCATTCCGGCGGCGGCCGCGATGTTCGTCGTTGGTCGGGTTCTGTTCTACATCGGCTACTCGGGCGGCGCACCTTCAAGAGCGTTTGGCTTCGCTTTCACCTTTTACCCAACGATTCTTCTAGGGGGTATCGCCGTCTACTTTCTGGGGGTCCGCTTTGCTGCCTGA